CCTTGTCGCAGCACCAAGCCAATTAAGGAGCTCGTGTGTTCTGGCCAATGCTTGCCAACTCATCTCCTCCCCAATTCAATTGGTAAGGGGAAATGGTGGAGGCAGCATGCCATGGATTACCGCTGCATCCCGGCACAAGGTCAATTCCAACGTGTCCAGTTAGCCTGCCCTGGTGAGGATATTCAGTTTATCAAGGCCAGAATCATCACCTCCTGCAAATGCAAGCGTTACACTCGTTACCACAATCGTTCTCAGCTCAAGGACTTCAGCAAGGAGACCACCCGTCCTCAGAGAAACAAAAAACCTCGGGTCCCCAGGGCCAGGGGCAGCAAGACCAACCAGGTGGAGCTGGAGAATTCCTTCTAGATGGAGGCTGTTGGTGAGACCTCAGCCCAGAAGAGTAGAGATTTTTGCCTCACCCACCCTCTCTTTTTGACGGCACTGGGATCAAAATGGGACTGAGCGAAGGGAGGGCCATGGCCATCATGGCTGCTCTCCCAACCAGAGGTTCAAAATTGGTGTGGCTGAAAGCTAtcagttttggatgagagctccaagggggagggaagaattcAATTTGAGCAGGTAGAAGCAGTTCTCAGTCCGAGAGAGGAGTGGCTCAGAGATTAGAGGGGGTTGCATTGTCTATAACATT
Above is a window of Ahaetulla prasina isolate Xishuangbanna chromosome 4, ASM2864084v1, whole genome shotgun sequence DNA encoding:
- the SOST gene encoding sclerostin; translated protein: MPIFRGMASFGLLLFFLQINLHIGRSWQVLKNDAAEFIPDFLDKTFGAAEQPVQAAFAYNETEITSNRAHQERRNSQVPSGRMEPLQFGCREVYSTRYVTSGPCRSTKPIKELVCSGQCLPTHLLPNSIGKGKWWRQHAMDYRCIPAQGQFQRVQLACPGEDIQFIKARIITSCKCKRYTRYHNRSQLKDFSKETTRPQRNKKPRVPRARGSKTNQVELENSF